The sequence below is a genomic window from Sphingobacterium sp. ML3W.
AGAACAGGTTACTCAAATTCGATAAACCAATAACGTCCTCCCAAATTCTAGAGTATTCTAAAGTAGCAAAATTTGCTGTTTTGACCTGATTTTCAATAAGCATTTCAGGTGTTAAATCCCCTAAACAGCTATGGGGTCTGAAAGTGTTATATTCGTCTCTCCAGTCTTCAATTTTCCGCTTGGCAACCTCCAACGAAAGGAACCAATTGGTGTTTAAGCATTCGTCCATCACGGAAGCTTCCATTGAACGATTCAATATACGCATGATCCGTTGGTTTTCCAGGTCTTGAAAAGACAAGTTCAACTTTTTGTTCGTAGGCCCACCTATCCATTTCTTTTGAGATAAACTATTCACTCGAGTCAGTTTTTATTGAAGTTCATGATTGCTTTGCAATTCAGACCCATTATCCACTTGAACTTTCTTTGGTTTGGTTCCTTTAAACAACCTCAATTCTTCCAGAACTTCTACAACCTGATAACCTTTTATACTCTGCCCAACATGGATTGCCATACATTTACGACTATAATTATCCACTATAGTTAAGCAGCGGATTTTCTTCCCGTCGAACAGTGCGTCTGCCACTACCACGAAGTAGCAGCGAAGCAAAGTCCATAAAATATATTTGCCATTATAACTTTACAAATTCCCCTTACAAATATTGTAAAGGGGAATTGTTATAAATAGAATTATTTAGAACCGTATGGCCAACGAAGTTATCGCCATTGCGTTGTCTTTTTTCATATCCCCATCTCTGTTTAGAAAAACCGCATCTTTACTGTCCAAGCTTTTCATTTCGGTACGCCAAACCAAATTAGGTAAAATTTGATAGTCCACATTCAACGAAGCACCAAAAGTCTGAAAGCCATTTTCTGTTCTTGGTGAAATAATCACCTCATTTTTATCATGATAATATTCACCTCTTGCCGCGATAATTACCTTTTCTGATAGCGCATATTTGGCAATAATTACCGGTGTGTACCATGTATTATAACCGCTACTGCCATTTTCTTTTTGTTGTGCTCCAATATCAAATCCTGCAACTATTGCAAGTTTACTACTCCATTCAAATTGCCCATAAAGGTTATGAAAATAACGCATTTTCTTTTGTCCATCTGGCATATCATTTCCAATAAATGAGCTACTGTTTAAAGTGATTTTTTCGCTTGGACGAAATGTTAATTGATGCCCAAAAGCAGGTGTACTATTACCTTCTACTCTTTGAATTCTTTGCCAACCGTTTAAAACCAAAACAGCCAAATCCCATTTTTCGTTAGCTGAGCTATATGATAATTTTGCACCAGTTTCAAAATAAGGCGAATTCTCAGCCATCATACTTCTGGTTAATGTATAGCAATCCGTTCCAATAGCATTTTCAAAACCAATATGAGAAGGTAAAATTCCCGCATCTAACCACAAATTATGACGCTTTGATAGTTTTACACCAATATTGGCTTCATAAATGTTTTTTAAAACACCTTCTTCGGCTGCGTAATTGGCATTCATATAAGAACCTACACCAACACCAAAATTAGCTCTTACATTTTTGGTTTCGTAGGCCGCTTTTATCAAACCTAAATTTAAACTTACTTCGTTATTTCTATTATGGCTGTACACTAATGTCGGTCTAGCATTACTTTTTGGGTTGTTAAAATCTTGCTGATAATACACCTCTGCATACCCACTGATCGTTAATGCTTTCTTTTCTGTTTCCTGCGCCAATACACGTCCTGTTAATCCCAGCACTATAGTGAAGTACATTATGATTTTTTTCATTTTTTTATTTATTAAACATCAATTATTTAATTCATCTAATGCAACATTCAATTTTAAGACATTTATTTTTTCTGGGCCGAACAATCCTATCAGCGGTTTTTCCGTTTGTTGCGCTATCAATTCGATAAGTTTAGCTTCATCGATATTTCTAATTTTGGAAATTCTTTTTACCTGAACTTTGGCAGCTTGTACAGAGCAATTTGGATCTAAACCACTACCACTTGCCGTAACCAAATCCACAGGGATTTCGGATTTTTTTATTGCAGGATTGTGTACTAAAAAAGTATCAATCCGGGCCTGCACTTCCTTAAGATATTCCTCATTAGAGGGGCCTTTATTGCTGGCTCCAGAGCCAGAAGCATTATAATCAACGGCAGAAGGACGTGACCAAAAGTACTTATCTTCTGTAAAAGACTGACCTATATTAGCATACTGCTTGTTTCCTTTGTGTTCCATAATTTCTCCTTTTCCTGAATTAGGAGAAAACTGTGCAATACCCCAAACGGCAAATGGATATATGACCGTAAAAAAAAGCATCATTATACCGGTGAGTTTAATTGCAGGCAAAATATATTGTTTCATTATTTTATTTTTATGTATGAATGATTAAAAGAAAATGGATATCGCCATATCTATAATTTTAATTCCAACAAACGGAACTAAAACACCTCCGAGACCAAATATCAAAAGGTTCCGACGAAGCAATGCACTGGCACCTATAGGTTTGTAAGCGACACCTTTGAGTGCTAAAGGAATCAGCATCGGAATAATAATGGCATTGAAAATAACAGCAGACAAAATTGCTGTTTCCGGACTGTGTAACTTCATAATATTCAAAGCCTGTAAAGCTGGAATTGCTGTGATAAACAAAGCCGGAATAATGGCGAAGTATTTAGCCACATCATTGGCAATACTAAATGTGGTAAGTGTTCCGCGCGTCATCAAAAGTTGCTTGCCAATTTCAACGATTTCTATAAGTTTGGTAGGGTCGTTATCTAAATCTACCATATTGCCTGCCTCTTTGGCTGCTTGTGTTCCACTGTTCATTGCTACACCTACATTAGCCTGAGCCAAAGCTGGTGCATCATTGGTTCCGTCGCCCATCATAGCGACTAGTCTGCCTGCATCTTGTTCTTTCTTGATATAGTTCATCTTATCTTCAGGTTTTGCTTCTGCGATAAAATCATCTACTCCAGCTTTTTCAGCAATAAATTTTGCTGTTAACGGATTATCTCCCGTTACCATTACCGTTTTGATACCCATTTTACGAAGGCGTTCAAATCGTTCATGAATACCTGGTTTAATGATATCTTGTAATTCTATAACACCTAAAGCAATCTCGTTTTCCGAAACTACCAATGGTGTTCCACCGTTTTGTGAAATAACCTTGACTTTTTCTTCTACTTCAACAGGAAATATGTTTCCTGCCTGAATTACTAAATTTTTAATCGCATCTGTTGCTCCTTTACGAATTCGTTTTTGGCTAAAATCGATTCCAGAACTACGTGTTTCTGCTGTAAATTTTATAAACTTAGGATTATTGACCTCATAGCTCAGCGGATTAATACCTGCCAATTCTATAATAGACTTACCTTCGGGTGTTTCATCAGACATTGAACTCAGAACAGCAGCTTTAATCAATCTCTTTTCATCAATTCCATCAGCTGTATAAAAATGTGTTGCTTTACGATTTCCGATAGTGATTGTTCCTGTTTTATCAAGCAACAATACGTCAATATCTCCCGCTGTCTCTACAGCTTTCCCACTTTTAGTAATTACGTTGGCTCTCAAAGCTCTATCCATTCCGGCAATACCAATAGCTGAAAGCAAACCACCAATAGTAGTTGGTATCAAACAAACAAAGAGCGCGATATAGGATGCGATCGTGATGTTTACATTGGCGTAATCAGCAAACGGTTTCAGGGTAACACAAACGATTACAAATACTAATGTAAAGCCAGCTAATAAAATCGTCAATGCGATTTCGTTAGGTGTTTTTTGCCTAGAAGCTCCTTCTACCAATGCAATCATTTTATCTAAGAAACTTTGGCCCGGTTCGGTGGTTACTTTTACTACAATTTTATCCGATAACACTTTAGTACCACCAGTTACCGAACTTTTATCACCACCAGATTCTCTAATTACAGGAGCTGACTCCCCAGTAATCGCACTTTCATCAATGGTAGCCAAACCTTCGATAATTTCACCATCAGATGGAATGAGGTCTCCTGCTTCGCAAACGAAAATATCTCCTTTTTTCAATTGGGCGGACGATATAGTTTGGCCATTCTGTAATCTTGCGGGAGTTTCTTCTCTCGTTTTACGTAAGCTATCTGCTTGAGCTTTTCCTCGAGCTTCTGCAATTGCTTCTGCAAAATTGGCAAACAGTAAAGTCAATAATAAAACGATAAAAACCATAAAGTTATACCCAAAGCTACCTTGATTGTGTACACCCATCAGGGTCCATAGAGAAACAAATAACATAACTAATGTTCCTATCCAAACTGTAAACATTACGGGATTTCGAAACATTGTTTTCGGATTAAGTTTCACAAAAGACTGTATCAAGGCCTCCTGAATCATATCTTTTTGAAACAATGATGTATTCTTGCTCATTTCTAATTTTTTTAATAAAGTGAAAAATATTCAGCTATAGGTCCTAAAGCCAATACCGGAAAGAATGCCAAAGCGGCAATAATAGCTATTACTACAAAAATAATTAACCCAAACGTTACGGTATCTGTTTTCAATGTTCCGTCGCCTTCAGGGATGTATTTCTTTCGTGCCAATAATCCTGCAATTGCTACTGGGCCAATAATAGGTAAGAATCGAGAAAGAATGAGTACAAATCCTGTACTGATATTCCACCAAAGTGTGTTATCTCCTAATCCTTCAAAACCACTACCATTGTTTGCCGATGATGACGTATATTCATAAAGCATTTCACTTAAACCGTGGAATCCAGGGTTATTTAGGGATTCTGTTGTATATTGTGGTAGTGAGGTAGCCAATGCTGTTCCTACTAAAATCAAGAAGGGATGCAGTAATGCAATAATCATTGCAATTTTCATTTCCCGGGCTTCCACTTTTTTGCCTAAAAATTCTGGTGTTCTTCCTACCATTAATCCGCTGATAAATACAGCTAGTATAATGAAAACAAAGAAATTTAAAATTCCAACACCCACACCTCCATAAAAAGAGTTGATCATCATAGCTAGCAGCTCGTTCATGCCTGACAATGGCATAGTACTATCATGCATTGAATTGACCGACCCTGTTGATATTACAGTGGTCACAATACTCCAAAACCCAGATGCTGGTGCTCCTATTCTTATTTCCTTCCCCTCCATTGCCCCTAGAGAAATGTCTATCCCCATTGCTTCAATTGCCGGGTTACCGCTCATTTCCATATTGATATTTGGTAGAGCAAGCATTAAGAAGCCAGCTGTCATTACGCCAAATATCATCCATGATAATTTTCTTCTTTTTATAAAATATCCGAATGCAAATATCATTGCTAATGGCACAATAAGCTGTGCTATCATTTCAACCATATTAGATAGGTAAGTGGGATTTTCAAATGGGTGTGCCGAGTTTACACCAAAGAATCCACCACCATTTGTCCCTACATGTTTAATAGAGACAAAAGCTGCGGCCGGTCCTCTGGAAACTTCTACCGTATCTCCTTGCAAAGTGATAATTGTATCCTTTCCTTCAAATGTCATTGGCGTTCCCTGGAAAGTCAAGATAATAGCTACAATAAACGACACAGGCAATAAGATTCGGGTACAAGACTTTACAAAATAATTATAGAAATTGCCCAAATAAGTTGCTGATTTATCCCTAAATGCTCTAAATACCACTACCGCAGCAGCCATTCCTGTTCCAGCACTTACAAATTGTAAGAACATCAACCAGAATTGGCCCAGATAACTCAGCCCCGATTCACCAGAATAGTGCTGCAGGTTGCAGTTTACCACGAAAGAAATGGTAGTATTAAATGCCAAATCTGCAGACATGCTTGGATTGTTGTCTGGATTTAATGGTAAACTTCCTTGAGTCATCAATATGAGCACACCTAGCAGGAACCAAACCATATTGATGGTTAATAATGCTGCCATCTGTTGTTTCCATGTCATTTCTATTTGCGGATTTATACCGCTGATTCTATAGAAAAATCTTTCCAAAGGGCTAAAGATATTGTCTAGAAGCATTTTTTCGCCAGCATAAACTTTTGCAATGTATTTCCCGAACGGTATTGCTAACAATATCGAGAGGGTGAACATTACTATAAT
It includes:
- a CDS encoding K(+)-transporting ATPase subunit C; translation: MKQYILPAIKLTGIMMLFFTVIYPFAVWGIAQFSPNSGKGEIMEHKGNKQYANIGQSFTEDKYFWSRPSAVDYNASGSGASNKGPSNEEYLKEVQARIDTFLVHNPAIKKSEIPVDLVTASGSGLDPNCSVQAAKVQVKRISKIRNIDEAKLIELIAQQTEKPLIGLFGPEKINVLKLNVALDELNN
- the kdpA gene encoding potassium-transporting ATPase subunit KdpA, giving the protein MNTEILGIIVMFTLSILLAIPFGKYIAKVYAGEKMLLDNIFSPLERFFYRISGINPQIEMTWKQQMAALLTINMVWFLLGVLILMTQGSLPLNPDNNPSMSADLAFNTTISFVVNCNLQHYSGESGLSYLGQFWLMFLQFVSAGTGMAAAVVVFRAFRDKSATYLGNFYNYFVKSCTRILLPVSFIVAIILTFQGTPMTFEGKDTIITLQGDTVEVSRGPAAAFVSIKHVGTNGGGFFGVNSAHPFENPTYLSNMVEMIAQLIVPLAMIFAFGYFIKRRKLSWMIFGVMTAGFLMLALPNINMEMSGNPAIEAMGIDISLGAMEGKEIRIGAPASGFWSIVTTVISTGSVNSMHDSTMPLSGMNELLAMMINSFYGGVGVGILNFFVFIILAVFISGLMVGRTPEFLGKKVEAREMKIAMIIALLHPFLILVGTALATSLPQYTTESLNNPGFHGLSEMLYEYTSSSANNGSGFEGLGDNTLWWNISTGFVLILSRFLPIIGPVAIAGLLARKKYIPEGDGTLKTDTVTFGLIIFVVIAIIAALAFFPVLALGPIAEYFSLY
- a CDS encoding porin, encoding MKKIIMYFTIVLGLTGRVLAQETEKKALTISGYAEVYYQQDFNNPKSNARPTLVYSHNRNNEVSLNLGLIKAAYETKNVRANFGVGVGSYMNANYAAEEGVLKNIYEANIGVKLSKRHNLWLDAGILPSHIGFENAIGTDCYTLTRSMMAENSPYFETGAKLSYSSANEKWDLAVLVLNGWQRIQRVEGNSTPAFGHQLTFRPSEKITLNSSSFIGNDMPDGQKKMRYFHNLYGQFEWSSKLAIVAGFDIGAQQKENGSSGYNTWYTPVIIAKYALSEKVIIAARGEYYHDKNEVIISPRTENGFQTFGASLNVDYQILPNLVWRTEMKSLDSKDAVFLNRDGDMKKDNAMAITSLAIRF
- the kdpB gene encoding potassium-transporting ATPase subunit KdpB, giving the protein MSKNTSLFQKDMIQEALIQSFVKLNPKTMFRNPVMFTVWIGTLVMLFVSLWTLMGVHNQGSFGYNFMVFIVLLLTLLFANFAEAIAEARGKAQADSLRKTREETPARLQNGQTISSAQLKKGDIFVCEAGDLIPSDGEIIEGLATIDESAITGESAPVIRESGGDKSSVTGGTKVLSDKIVVKVTTEPGQSFLDKMIALVEGASRQKTPNEIALTILLAGFTLVFVIVCVTLKPFADYANVNITIASYIALFVCLIPTTIGGLLSAIGIAGMDRALRANVITKSGKAVETAGDIDVLLLDKTGTITIGNRKATHFYTADGIDEKRLIKAAVLSSMSDETPEGKSIIELAGINPLSYEVNNPKFIKFTAETRSSGIDFSQKRIRKGATDAIKNLVIQAGNIFPVEVEEKVKVISQNGGTPLVVSENEIALGVIELQDIIKPGIHERFERLRKMGIKTVMVTGDNPLTAKFIAEKAGVDDFIAEAKPEDKMNYIKKEQDAGRLVAMMGDGTNDAPALAQANVGVAMNSGTQAAKEAGNMVDLDNDPTKLIEIVEIGKQLLMTRGTLTTFSIANDVAKYFAIIPALFITAIPALQALNIMKLHSPETAILSAVIFNAIIIPMLIPLALKGVAYKPIGASALLRRNLLIFGLGGVLVPFVGIKIIDMAISIFF